GAGTAAAAGAGGCAGCCTTTCTTTTCCCCCCGGCCTGTCATGCTTCAGCTCCTATTCGGAGTCTTCACATGTGTGGGATCATCGGGTATATCGGTGAGAAAAATGTGGTGTCGGTCTTGGTCGACGGGCTTCGGCGGCTCGAATACCGGGGGTATGATTCCGCCGGGATCGCTTACTTTGCCGACGGCGCGCTGGATGTCCGGCGATCGGTCGGAAAGCTCGCCGCGCTCGAAGCGAACCTCTCACCGATTCCGCCGAACGGACATTCCGGAATCGGCCACACCCGCTGGGCGACCCATGGGAAGCCGTCGGAGGAGAACGCCCACCCGCATCGCGCCGGCTCCCTCGTCGTCGTCCACAACGGGATCATCGAGAACTACCTCTCGCTGAAGAAGGGCCTCCAAGCGCAGGGGCGGCTCTTTACCTCCGACACCGACACCGAGGTGATTGTCCATCTGATCGATCAGTTCTATCAGAGCGGGATGCCGCTGGAGAAAGCGGTCCAGGGGGCGATCGAACGGATGGTCGGAAGTTACGCGATCTGTGTTCTCTCCGAGAAAGAGCCGGAACGCTTGATCGCCTTCCGCTCCGGCTGTCCGCTGGTCGTCGGCGTCGGGGAGAAGGAGTTCTTTGTCGCTTCCGATATTCCGGCCTTCTTAAGCCACACCCGCGAGGTGATCTTCCTCGACGATGGAGAGCTGGCGGTGATGACCCGCAGCGGCGCCGAGATCTTCGATCTCAAGGGAGCGCTCCTCTCGAAGAAGAGCCAACATATCTCGTGGGACCCGGTGATGGCCGAAAAGGGGGGCTACCGCCATTTCATGCAAAAAGAGATTCACGAGCAGCCGCGCGCCCTCGTCGACACGATCCGGGGCCGGGTCGGCCAGGAGGCGGGAGAGGTCTTTCTGGAAGAGGTCGGTTTATCGGCGAAAGATCTCCAGAATTTCCGACGGGCGATCTTGGTCGGGTGCGGGACATCGTGGCATGCCGCCCTGGTCGGAAAGTTTTTGATCGAGTCGCTCTCCCACCTTCCGGTCGAAGTCGACATCGCCTCCGAATTTCGCTACCGGAACCCGCGGCTCGCGTCGAACGATCTGTTGGTGGTGATTTCACAGTCGGGCGAGACGGCCGATACCTTGGCGGCATTAAAAGAAGCGAAGTCGAAGAAGGCCCGCACCCTGGCGATCTGCAACGTGGTCGGGAGCA
This DNA window, taken from Candidatus Manganitrophaceae bacterium, encodes the following:
- the glmS gene encoding glutamine--fructose-6-phosphate transaminase (isomerizing), giving the protein MCGIIGYIGEKNVVSVLVDGLRRLEYRGYDSAGIAYFADGALDVRRSVGKLAALEANLSPIPPNGHSGIGHTRWATHGKPSEENAHPHRAGSLVVVHNGIIENYLSLKKGLQAQGRLFTSDTDTEVIVHLIDQFYQSGMPLEKAVQGAIERMVGSYAICVLSEKEPERLIAFRSGCPLVVGVGEKEFFVASDIPAFLSHTREVIFLDDGELAVMTRSGAEIFDLKGALLSKKSQHISWDPVMAEKGGYRHFMQKEIHEQPRALVDTIRGRVGQEAGEVFLEEVGLSAKDLQNFRRAILVGCGTSWHAALVGKFLIESLSHLPVEVDIASEFRYRNPRLASNDLLVVISQSGETADTLAALKEAKSKKARTLAICNVVGSSISREAESIFYTHAGPEISVASTKAFTTQLTALTLLAIDFGRKRGVLQEEQGKQLIHALVHLPKQIEELLRHEERVAAIAKRFFRHRDFLYLGRGIQYPVALEGALKLKEISYIHAEGYPAGEMKHGPIALIDENMPVVVLAPKDEVYDKMVNNVMEVKARGGIIIAFAEEGDNEIASLADEVFFVPKVHPQLSPILMTIPLQLLAYYIAVLRGSDVDQPRNLAKSVTVE